One Kiritimatiellia bacterium genomic window carries:
- the yajC gene encoding preprotein translocase subunit YajC, translating into MDFMMTWLAMAPAPGGAGGQQQQSPVFMIGWLGLMLVIFYFMLIRPQQRREKERRALLSQIKSGDRVVFCGGLLGIVTNAKEKTFTIKVDEGVKLEVVRGAVTQVLEKGEVPEDGPARK; encoded by the coding sequence ATGGACTTTATGATGACGTGGCTGGCCATGGCGCCGGCGCCCGGCGGGGCCGGGGGACAGCAGCAGCAGTCGCCGGTGTTCATGATCGGGTGGCTGGGCCTGATGCTGGTGATCTTCTACTTCATGCTCATCCGCCCCCAGCAGCGGCGCGAGAAGGAGCGCCGCGCCCTCCTGTCGCAGATCAAGAGCGGCGACCGCGTCGTGTTCTGCGGCGGCCTCCTGGGCATCGTCACGAACGCCAAGGAGAAGACCTTCACGATCAAGGTCGACGAGGGCGTGAAGCTCGAGGTCGTCCGCGGGGCGGTCACGCAGGTGCTGGAAAAAGGCGAAGTGCCCGAGGACGGTCCCGCCCGGAAATGA
- the tgt gene encoding tRNA guanosine(34) transglycosylase Tgt: MTPGTFEILHQDPGCGARLGRLWTAHGPVDTPVFMPVGTQATVKAMTPAEMEDLGFQIVLGNTYHLNIRPGVDIIEELGGLHRFMGWDRAILTDSGGYQVFSLAKLNKITDDGVTFQSHVDGATHVLGPESAMAIQRRLGSDIAMVFDECAPYPCDRKYACQAVERTLAWAALCARQPRAAGQLVFGIVQGSVYADLRERCARGLIEMGFDGYAIGGVSVGEPHALILQGIEDSVRHLPADRPRYLMGVGSHQHMVEAVARGVDMFDCVMPTRLARHGTAFTRAGKYPVKAALYARDPRPIEEGCGCYACRHFSRAYVRHLMNVGEILGIRLLSIHNLFRYEAFVQEMRMAIRAGGFAEYAKEFVEQYGKDRDQPGRDE; this comes from the coding sequence ATGACCCCCGGCACCTTCGAGATTCTGCATCAGGACCCCGGCTGCGGTGCGCGGCTGGGCCGGCTCTGGACCGCGCACGGGCCGGTGGATACGCCCGTCTTCATGCCCGTGGGTACGCAGGCCACCGTCAAGGCCATGACGCCGGCGGAGATGGAGGACCTGGGCTTCCAGATCGTCCTCGGCAATACCTACCACCTCAATATCCGCCCGGGAGTGGATATCATCGAGGAACTGGGCGGCCTGCACCGGTTCATGGGGTGGGACCGGGCGATCCTGACCGACAGCGGCGGCTACCAGGTCTTCAGCCTCGCGAAGCTCAATAAAATCACGGACGACGGGGTCACGTTCCAGTCCCACGTCGACGGCGCCACCCACGTGCTCGGCCCCGAGTCGGCCATGGCGATCCAACGGCGGCTGGGCTCGGATATTGCGATGGTTTTCGACGAATGCGCGCCGTACCCGTGCGACAGGAAATACGCTTGCCAAGCCGTGGAACGGACCCTAGCATGGGCGGCCTTATGTGCGCGGCAGCCGAGGGCAGCCGGGCAATTGGTCTTTGGCATTGTGCAGGGCAGCGTGTATGCGGACCTCCGCGAGCGGTGCGCCCGCGGGCTGATCGAAATGGGCTTCGACGGCTACGCGATCGGCGGCGTGAGCGTGGGGGAGCCGCACGCGCTGATCCTGCAGGGGATCGAGGATAGCGTGCGGCACCTGCCGGCGGACCGGCCCCGCTACCTGATGGGCGTCGGCTCGCACCAGCACATGGTGGAGGCCGTCGCCCGGGGCGTGGACATGTTCGATTGCGTCATGCCGACGCGGCTGGCGCGGCACGGCACGGCGTTCACGCGCGCGGGGAAGTATCCCGTCAAGGCGGCCCTGTACGCCCGAGATCCCCGGCCCATCGAGGAAGGCTGCGGCTGCTATGCCTGCCGTCATTTCTCGCGGGCGTACGTGCGGCACCTGATGAACGTGGGCGAAATCCTGGGGATCCGCCTGCTGTCGATACACAACCTGTTCCGGTACGAGGCGTTCGTGCAGGAGATGCGGATGGCCATCCGGGCCGGCGGGTTCGCGGAGTACGCGAAGGAATTTGTGGAACAGTATGGGAAAGACCGGGATCAACCCGGTCGCGACGAGTAA
- a CDS encoding ABC transporter ATP-binding protein, protein MKPVPLCEVSELRVQYRRGKEIVRAVDEVSFAIGRGETVGLVGESGSGKSSLGRALLRLEPIYSGRVIFEGVDVAGLEGPALKSFRKRAQILFQDPYGSLNPRITVGRAIEEVLIVHRWAGDRAARVAELLDLVGLPASSAGRYPHEFSGGQRQRVAIARALAVEPGFLVADEALSALDVSVQAQILRLLIELKEKLGLAYLFISHDLAVVRSIADRVLVMREGRIVESAPTDRLYESPSHEYTRTLLAAVPDPFRK, encoded by the coding sequence ATGAAGCCGGTCCCGCTGTGCGAGGTGAGCGAACTGCGCGTGCAGTACCGGCGCGGAAAGGAGATCGTCCGCGCGGTCGATGAGGTCAGCTTCGCCATCGGGCGCGGCGAGACGGTGGGGCTGGTGGGCGAGAGCGGAAGCGGCAAGAGTTCGCTGGGCCGGGCCCTGCTCCGCTTGGAACCCATATATTCCGGCCGCGTCATTTTTGAGGGCGTCGATGTCGCTGGGCTCGAAGGGCCCGCGCTGAAATCATTCCGGAAGCGGGCGCAGATTCTATTTCAGGACCCGTATGGCTCGCTTAACCCGAGGATCACGGTGGGCCGGGCGATCGAAGAAGTGCTGATCGTCCACCGGTGGGCGGGCGACCGGGCCGCGCGGGTGGCCGAGTTGCTGGACCTGGTCGGGTTGCCGGCCTCCTCGGCGGGCCGATACCCGCATGAGTTCAGCGGGGGCCAGCGTCAGCGCGTGGCCATCGCCCGGGCCCTGGCCGTCGAACCGGGTTTCCTGGTGGCGGACGAGGCGCTCTCGGCGCTCGACGTGTCCGTGCAGGCGCAAATCCTGCGTTTGCTGATCGAGTTGAAGGAGAAACTGGGGCTGGCGTACCTCTTTATATCTCACGATCTGGCCGTCGTCCGCAGCATCGCCGACCGGGTCTTGGTGATGCGCGAGGGCCGGATCGTCGAGTCCGCCCCGACGGATCGGCTTTACGAAAGCCCGTCGCATGAGTATACCCGGACGCTTTTGGCGGCGGTGCCGGATCCGTTTCGGAAGTGA
- a CDS encoding ABC transporter ATP-binding protein has translation MTTLEPLLEVRDLRVCFGPAARPARAVDGVSFQVGAGETVALVGESGCGKSVTALSLARLVPEPPGWYAGGQIRYAGEDLLQQPSAGLRGVRGREIAYVFQEPADALNPLFTVGAQVMEAIRLHRHHEDAPAAAVALLGKVGLPDPAALIKAYPHQLSGGMQQRVMIAMALACRPKLLVADEPTTALDVTIQAELMDLLARLQAELGMAVLLITHNLGIVARIARRVYVMYAGRLVESGPVREVLDHPAHPYTRALLDAVPRLTGSRARVSGIAGSVPDPSDWPTGCRFHPRCPRAQAVCRERMPADEEAGAGRAVACHFWRDA, from the coding sequence ATGACCACGTTAGAACCATTGTTGGAAGTGCGCGACCTGCGCGTCTGCTTCGGGCCGGCCGCGCGGCCGGCCCGCGCCGTGGACGGCGTCTCGTTCCAGGTCGGCGCCGGCGAAACGGTCGCGCTGGTCGGCGAAAGCGGCTGCGGAAAATCCGTCACGGCGCTGTCGCTGGCCCGGCTCGTGCCCGAGCCGCCGGGCTGGTACGCGGGCGGCCAGATCCGGTACGCGGGGGAGGACCTGCTGCAGCAGCCCTCCGCCGGCCTGCGCGGGGTGCGCGGGCGCGAGATCGCCTACGTCTTCCAGGAGCCGGCCGACGCGCTCAATCCCCTGTTCACGGTGGGCGCGCAGGTGATGGAGGCTATCCGGCTGCATCGGCACCACGAGGATGCGCCAGCCGCGGCCGTGGCGCTCCTGGGCAAAGTCGGGCTGCCCGATCCGGCGGCGCTGATCAAGGCCTATCCCCACCAGTTGAGCGGCGGCATGCAGCAGCGCGTGATGATCGCCATGGCGTTGGCCTGTCGGCCGAAGCTTCTCGTGGCCGACGAGCCGACGACCGCGCTGGACGTGACCATCCAGGCGGAGCTCATGGACTTGCTCGCGCGGCTCCAGGCGGAACTGGGCATGGCGGTCCTGCTGATCACGCACAACCTGGGCATCGTCGCCCGGATCGCCCGGCGGGTCTACGTCATGTACGCCGGCCGCCTCGTGGAGTCCGGCCCGGTGCGCGAGGTGCTGGATCATCCGGCGCATCCGTACACGCGGGCGCTGCTGGACGCCGTGCCCAGGCTGACCGGGAGCCGGGCGCGGGTGTCGGGCATCGCGGGCTCCGTGCCGGACCCGTCGGACTGGCCCACGGGCTGCCGGTTCCATCCCCGCTGTCCGCGCGCGCAGGCCGTGTGCCGCGAGCGGATGCCCGCGGACGAGGAGGCCGGCGCGGGACGCGCGGTGGCCTGCCATTTCTGGAGGGACGCATGA
- a CDS encoding polysaccharide pyruvyl transferase family protein, giving the protein MNRPAKTVFLSGAGGMGNLGAEAITLAVIPFFQERWGMDSRFILAAWDPARMRDLLRGLPGDFEVVKQTVPFDRPSLVRRSDLFVVCGDVALTETVIPILPCYWTFKSLWARLFGARVLFLGVDAEPLRRRLNRWALRLVLDRVVDRYLVRNEEARRHLLEITRRPDRLLLGCEPALLIEDRYLDLFPAPPIDLHGAKLAVGLGIRDFFSEPLRLDPLRLKLTRRDTAPGELSPRMKQTVSRLAHIADRLAEKHDARLFVVPHHALHESKKVILSDREMAGHLRAAMRHPDRLEVLPENLHPYAAMNFYRRCDLAVSMRHHTSSFAFRFGVPAIGLGVSEKIKGHFRLVGQPELLLDPGDPDPSSADRVVDDAVVRRTELSRGLLLRLPALQNEMKQALDVAIRHD; this is encoded by the coding sequence ATGAATCGTCCCGCCAAAACGGTATTCCTCTCCGGTGCCGGAGGCATGGGGAATCTCGGCGCCGAGGCGATCACGCTCGCCGTCATCCCGTTTTTCCAGGAGCGATGGGGCATGGATTCCCGCTTCATCCTGGCGGCCTGGGACCCGGCGCGCATGCGGGACCTGCTGCGCGGCCTGCCCGGTGACTTCGAGGTGGTCAAGCAAACCGTCCCGTTCGACCGGCCGTCCCTGGTCCGGCGCTCGGACCTGTTCGTGGTCTGCGGCGACGTGGCCCTGACGGAAACGGTGATCCCCATCCTGCCCTGCTACTGGACGTTCAAATCGCTCTGGGCCCGGCTGTTCGGCGCGCGCGTGCTGTTCCTGGGCGTGGACGCCGAGCCCCTGCGCCGTCGCCTGAACCGCTGGGCCCTCCGTCTCGTGCTGGACCGGGTCGTGGACCGCTACCTTGTGCGCAACGAGGAGGCCCGGCGTCACCTCCTGGAGATCACGCGCCGCCCGGATCGCCTCTTGCTCGGGTGCGAGCCGGCCCTGCTGATCGAGGACCGCTACCTGGACCTCTTTCCCGCGCCGCCGATCGATCTCCACGGCGCGAAACTCGCCGTGGGGCTGGGCATCCGCGATTTCTTTTCCGAGCCGCTGCGCCTGGATCCCCTGCGGCTGAAGCTGACCCGGCGCGACACCGCGCCCGGCGAGCTGTCTCCCCGGATGAAGCAGACCGTTTCCCGGCTGGCCCATATTGCCGACCGCCTGGCGGAGAAGCACGACGCCCGCCTCTTCGTAGTGCCGCACCACGCGCTCCACGAGTCCAAGAAGGTCATCCTGTCGGACCGCGAGATGGCCGGACACCTGCGCGCGGCCATGCGGCATCCCGACCGGCTGGAGGTGCTGCCGGAGAACCTGCACCCCTACGCCGCGATGAACTTCTATCGAAGGTGCGACCTCGCGGTCTCCATGCGCCATCACACGAGTTCGTTCGCCTTCCGATTCGGCGTGCCGGCCATCGGGCTCGGCGTCAGCGAAAAGATCAAGGGACATTTCCGCCTCGTAGGCCAGCCCGAGCTGCTGCTCGATCCGGGCGACCCCGACCCGTCCTCCGCGGACCGGGTGGTGGACGACGCGGTGGTCCGGCGAACCGAGTTGTCCCGCGGGCTTCTTCTGCGGCTCCCGGCGCTCCAGAATGAAATGAAGCAGGCGCTCGACGTCGCCATCCGGCATGACTGA
- a CDS encoding ABC transporter permease, with product MIEVRDIHKTYRMGSVDVHALRGVSLSVAAGEFVALMGPSGSGKSTLMHILGLLDVSDKGSYRLNGQDVSSLSDRELAAFRARSIGFVFQQYNLLPRVSARENVALPLIYSDQPSPASPKELLERVGLGDRMDHAPNKLSGGQQQRVAIARALVNRPPILMADEPTGNLDSRSAVEILGILRDLHASGLTVIIVTHDPEVAARAERVITIRDGRIVGDALAAGKVHHALPSKTDLAGASAGKGRKGWARRLVEGFSMVRQAFRALAANKTRAFLSMLGVLIGTGAVISVLALGTGAKKSVEERIGAMGANLLVLRPGRIEARGVAMEVGAASRLSLADVDAIRDGVAGVKAVAPTVGGGAQATFGGKNWRTQIVGTVPAYAPMRNLTVAAGRFLEDEDARTRARVAVIGATVSRELFGGVNPVGQTLRVNRVAFEVIGVLAESGTGFRFDPNDQIVIPVTTAMRRMLGRDYVDTIEIQSTDGGVLSAVEAKSVELMRQRHRISPEEEEPFRVFNMADIQKTILDTSRTLSMLLAGIGAISLLVGGIGIMNIMLVSVTERTREIGIRKAIGARRSDILVQFLVEAVVISVCGGVLGILTGWSISAAMSRFAGWAVSVTAPTVLLATVFSALVGVVFGLWPARKASGLNPIEALRYE from the coding sequence ATGATTGAAGTCCGGGATATTCATAAAACGTACCGCATGGGCTCGGTGGATGTTCATGCGCTACGCGGGGTGTCGCTGTCCGTGGCCGCGGGCGAGTTCGTGGCCCTGATGGGCCCGTCCGGTTCGGGCAAGTCCACGCTGATGCACATCCTCGGCCTGCTGGACGTTTCGGACAAGGGCTCGTACCGGTTGAACGGGCAGGACGTGTCGAGCCTCTCCGACCGCGAACTGGCCGCTTTCCGCGCGCGGTCGATCGGCTTCGTGTTCCAGCAATACAATTTGCTCCCGCGCGTCTCCGCGAGGGAGAACGTCGCATTGCCGCTGATCTACAGCGACCAGCCGAGCCCCGCCTCGCCGAAGGAACTGCTCGAGCGGGTCGGACTGGGCGACCGGATGGATCATGCGCCTAACAAGCTCTCGGGTGGCCAGCAGCAGCGCGTGGCTATTGCCCGCGCGCTGGTCAACCGGCCGCCGATCCTCATGGCCGACGAGCCGACGGGCAACCTCGACAGCCGCAGCGCGGTGGAGATTTTAGGAATCCTTCGCGACCTGCATGCCTCCGGCCTGACGGTGATCATCGTGACCCACGATCCCGAGGTCGCCGCGCGGGCGGAACGGGTCATCACCATCCGCGACGGGCGGATTGTCGGCGATGCCCTCGCCGCGGGAAAAGTCCATCACGCCCTGCCGTCGAAGACCGATCTCGCGGGCGCGTCCGCCGGCAAGGGCCGGAAAGGCTGGGCGCGACGGTTGGTCGAAGGGTTCTCCATGGTGCGCCAGGCCTTCCGCGCGCTGGCGGCCAACAAGACCCGCGCGTTTCTCTCCATGTTGGGCGTCCTGATCGGAACCGGCGCGGTGATTTCCGTGCTGGCGCTCGGTACCGGCGCGAAGAAATCCGTCGAGGAGCGCATCGGCGCGATGGGCGCGAACCTGCTTGTCCTGCGGCCCGGCCGGATCGAAGCTCGCGGCGTAGCCATGGAGGTCGGCGCGGCTTCCCGGTTGAGCCTGGCGGACGTCGACGCGATCCGCGATGGCGTGGCCGGGGTCAAGGCCGTAGCGCCGACCGTCGGGGGCGGCGCGCAGGCGACGTTCGGCGGAAAGAACTGGCGAACGCAGATCGTCGGCACGGTCCCGGCCTATGCCCCGATGCGGAACCTGACGGTGGCCGCGGGCCGATTCCTGGAAGACGAGGATGCGCGGACCCGCGCCCGCGTCGCGGTGATCGGGGCCACGGTCTCCCGCGAGCTGTTCGGCGGAGTGAATCCCGTGGGCCAGACGCTCCGCGTCAATCGCGTGGCTTTCGAGGTGATCGGGGTGCTGGCCGAGAGCGGCACGGGGTTCCGGTTCGATCCGAACGACCAGATCGTCATCCCCGTCACGACGGCCATGCGGCGCATGCTCGGCCGCGACTACGTGGACACCATCGAGATCCAGTCGACAGACGGCGGCGTGCTGTCCGCCGTGGAAGCGAAATCCGTCGAGCTGATGCGCCAGCGGCACCGGATCAGCCCGGAAGAGGAGGAGCCGTTCCGGGTCTTCAACATGGCGGATATCCAGAAGACCATCCTCGACACGAGCCGGACCCTGTCCATGCTGCTGGCGGGCATCGGGGCGATCTCGCTGCTCGTGGGCGGGATCGGGATCATGAACATCATGCTGGTCAGCGTCACCGAGCGCACGCGCGAGATCGGCATCCGCAAGGCCATCGGGGCCCGGCGGTCGGACATCCTGGTCCAGTTCCTAGTCGAGGCCGTGGTCATCAGCGTGTGCGGGGGCGTACTGGGGATTCTTACCGGCTGGAGCATTTCCGCGGCGATGAGCCGGTTCGCTGGCTGGGCGGTTTCCGTCACGGCGCCGACCGTGCTGTTGGCGACCGTGTTCTCCGCCCTGGTCGGCGTAGTCTTCGGGCTCTGGCCCGCGCGCAAGGCCTCCGGCCTGAATCCTATTGAGGCTCTGCGCTACGAGTAG
- a CDS encoding efflux RND transporter periplasmic adaptor subunit, whose product MKKTLLFLVLTAAAGGGWYGWTHREKEAKKTPFFEQVDFTRERIEVSIEATGVVEPGNRIEIKPPIGGRVEEVLVAEGQAVERGEVIARMSSTDRAALLDAARAQGEAVLRKWEEVYKATPLIAPLAGTIIARKAEPGQTLTAADTALVLSDRLIVRAQVDETDIGLVRAGQDAALTLDAYADEPFRGAVRHIAYEATTVNNVTIYEVEVEPEAVPERMKSGMTATVKFVVEAADDALTLPLDALVRRDGRSVVLLAPRHPGAAPEEREVKTGLTGGGRVQILEGLNGGERVVKSSFDLPRRQESGSTPFMPRPPGRRP is encoded by the coding sequence ATGAAAAAGACGCTGCTGTTCCTGGTCCTGACCGCCGCGGCGGGCGGGGGATGGTACGGGTGGACCCACCGCGAGAAGGAGGCCAAGAAGACCCCGTTCTTCGAACAGGTCGATTTCACCCGCGAACGGATCGAGGTCTCCATCGAGGCCACGGGCGTGGTCGAGCCGGGCAACCGCATCGAGATCAAGCCGCCGATCGGCGGGCGCGTGGAGGAAGTGCTGGTGGCGGAGGGACAGGCCGTGGAGCGGGGCGAAGTGATCGCACGGATGAGTTCCACCGACCGCGCCGCCCTGCTGGATGCCGCCCGCGCGCAGGGCGAGGCCGTGCTGCGCAAGTGGGAGGAAGTCTACAAGGCCACGCCCCTCATCGCGCCGCTGGCCGGCACGATCATCGCGCGCAAGGCCGAGCCCGGCCAGACGCTGACCGCCGCGGATACGGCCCTCGTGCTCTCCGACCGGCTCATCGTGCGGGCGCAGGTTGACGAGACGGATATCGGGCTTGTCCGCGCCGGGCAGGATGCCGCGCTCACGCTCGATGCCTACGCGGACGAACCGTTCCGCGGGGCCGTTCGGCATATCGCCTACGAGGCGACCACCGTGAACAACGTCACCATCTACGAGGTCGAGGTCGAACCCGAGGCCGTGCCCGAGCGCATGAAGAGCGGCATGACCGCGACCGTGAAGTTCGTGGTGGAAGCGGCGGACGACGCACTGACCCTGCCGCTGGACGCCCTCGTGCGCCGGGACGGGCGCAGCGTGGTCCTGCTCGCGCCCCGCCATCCCGGGGCGGCACCGGAAGAACGCGAAGTGAAGACCGGCCTGACCGGCGGCGGCCGCGTGCAAATCCTGGAGGGGCTTAACGGCGGCGAGCGCGTGGTGAAGTCCTCTTTCGATCTGCCGCGACGGCAAGAGTCGGGCAGCACTCCGTTCATGCCGCGCCCGCCTGGACGACGTCCATGA
- a CDS encoding TolC family protein, with product MKHGWICLAWLALAASAAAKPMTWEHCVRRAAALNPTLAAAREQFRAAEFNVGSAKSAMRPQLSLGGSAEHAEQDGVASGGDASLSASVSAEQTLYSGGRHAASVDSAWAALDSARADYERADAEVTYNLRRAFVNLLLAQEQVTVLRQIEQRRRDNLELVGLRYEGGREHKGSLALIEASLNQAEVQVRQGQREVDAARRILLRTMGDEAADDSLTVAGSLACRPAPDAVDWTAAAEATPAHAQSLASIRSAEAGVRSARSGYRPDIGLSASAGRSGDEDAFDTDRWSTGVRLSFPFWPGGRTRYEVASARAQLARAEAQESETLNGLINDLNESWVSYCNAAENVAVQESYFAAADLRAEIAREQYGAGLLTFENWDVIENDRISYQRQLLQSQQQALLAEAAWRYVTGRGDFPAENEVSR from the coding sequence GTGAAACACGGGTGGATCTGTCTGGCGTGGCTGGCCCTCGCGGCGAGCGCGGCCGCGAAACCGATGACCTGGGAGCACTGCGTACGCAGGGCGGCGGCGCTGAATCCCACGCTCGCGGCGGCGCGGGAACAGTTCCGCGCGGCGGAATTCAACGTGGGCTCGGCGAAGTCCGCCATGCGCCCGCAGCTCTCCCTGGGCGGCAGCGCGGAGCATGCCGAGCAGGACGGCGTGGCGTCCGGCGGCGACGCGTCCTTGAGCGCCTCGGTCAGCGCCGAGCAGACGCTGTACAGCGGCGGGCGCCACGCCGCGTCCGTGGACTCCGCCTGGGCCGCGCTCGACTCGGCCCGCGCCGACTACGAGCGGGCCGATGCCGAGGTGACCTACAACCTGCGGCGGGCCTTTGTGAACCTGCTGCTGGCCCAGGAGCAGGTCACGGTCCTGCGCCAGATCGAGCAGCGGCGGCGCGACAACCTGGAACTCGTCGGCCTTCGCTACGAGGGCGGTCGAGAGCACAAGGGCTCGCTGGCGCTGATCGAGGCGTCGCTGAACCAGGCCGAAGTCCAGGTGCGGCAGGGGCAGCGGGAGGTGGACGCCGCCCGGCGCATCCTGCTACGCACCATGGGCGACGAGGCCGCGGACGATTCGCTGACCGTCGCCGGTTCGCTGGCGTGCCGTCCCGCGCCGGATGCCGTGGATTGGACGGCGGCGGCGGAAGCCACGCCGGCCCACGCGCAGTCCCTGGCCTCCATCCGTTCCGCCGAAGCCGGCGTCCGCAGCGCCCGCAGCGGCTACCGGCCGGACATCGGCCTCTCGGCCTCCGCCGGCCGGTCCGGGGACGAGGATGCCTTTGACACCGACCGCTGGTCGACGGGCGTGCGGCTGTCGTTTCCCTTCTGGCCGGGCGGCCGGACCCGTTACGAGGTCGCGTCGGCGCGGGCGCAGCTCGCGCGCGCGGAGGCGCAGGAGAGCGAGACGCTCAACGGGCTGATCAACGATCTGAACGAGTCCTGGGTCTCGTACTGCAACGCGGCGGAGAACGTGGCTGTGCAGGAAAGCTACTTCGCCGCGGCCGACCTGCGCGCGGAGATCGCGCGCGAGCAGTACGGCGCCGGCCTGCTGACCTTCGAGAACTGGGACGTGATCGAGAACGACCGCATTTCCTATCAGCGTCAACTGCTGCAATCGCAGCAGCAGGCCCTGTTGGCCGAGGCCGCGTGGCGCTACGTCACGGGCCGGGGCGATTTCCCGGCGGAAAATGAGGTGAGCCGATGA
- a CDS encoding RNA polymerase sigma factor: MESDAEIVQRVVGGDVEAFEHLLRRHAARVFENVGRRVPAAEVPAVAQDVFLGAFRSLASYGRRQPFDHWLLRIARRRCYDYWRLRKRVDRHRAEPRDENARDWLERVTAGPVCEQGREEAGREEAARAVRQALEALDPEDRAMMEAVYFEEVPLKDVAAGFGWSLAKTKMRALRARRALRGILERWRMGGEAPV; the protein is encoded by the coding sequence ATGGAATCGGATGCCGAGATCGTCCAACGGGTGGTGGGGGGCGACGTGGAGGCCTTCGAGCATCTGCTCCGGCGCCACGCGGCGCGGGTTTTCGAAAACGTCGGGCGGCGCGTGCCCGCCGCGGAGGTCCCCGCGGTGGCGCAAGATGTTTTCCTTGGCGCGTTCCGCTCTCTCGCTTCCTACGGCCGGCGCCAGCCGTTCGACCATTGGCTCCTGCGGATTGCGCGGCGGCGCTGCTATGACTACTGGCGCTTGCGTAAACGGGTGGATCGGCATCGCGCGGAACCGCGGGATGAAAATGCGCGGGATTGGCTGGAGAGGGTCACGGCCGGACCCGTTTGCGAGCAGGGTCGGGAAGAGGCCGGTCGCGAGGAAGCCGCCCGAGCGGTGCGCCAAGCCCTGGAGGCGCTCGATCCGGAGGACCGGGCGATGATGGAAGCCGTGTATTTCGAAGAAGTGCCGTTGAAGGACGTAGCGGCCGGGTTCGGCTGGTCGCTGGCCAAAACCAAGATGCGCGCCCTGCGCGCGCGCCGCGCGCTGCGCGGTATTCTGGAACGATGGCGGATGGGCGGGGAGGCACCGGTATGA
- a CDS encoding ATP-dependent DNA helicase RecQ → MPLDARAALKSVFGYEAFREHQEGVVKALIEKRDAFVVMPTGAGKSLCYQLPSCLLPGVCLVVSPLISLMKDQVDAACGRGIRAAYLNSSQPDSEKNSVLDCLAAGQLDLLYVAPERFPVPGFLDRLRAVPVCLVAIDEAHCISEWGHEFRPDYLELPRMLAQLPRVPVAAFTATATERVQEDIIRRLALRSPYRVRASFDRPNLYYEVRAKGDIEEQILQHVMAQPGQPGIIYRMRRADVDRTAAKLAGRGVRALPYHAGLEPEARKQNQEAFDRGRVDVVVATIAFGMGIDKPDVRYVLHGEIPRNTERYYQETGRAGRDGKPSRCVLYYDPGDLPTLRYFIRQIREDSERRMAQRKLMEMIDYAESRDCRRRRLLAYFGERYPRDECGMCDVCAKKERRRNESERAWRARCPAGMCG, encoded by the coding sequence GTGCCGCTGGATGCGCGCGCGGCCCTCAAGTCCGTTTTCGGATACGAGGCATTTCGAGAGCATCAGGAGGGCGTCGTGAAGGCCCTAATCGAGAAGCGCGATGCCTTCGTGGTCATGCCGACCGGCGCGGGCAAGTCGCTGTGCTATCAACTGCCGTCCTGCCTGTTGCCCGGCGTGTGCCTGGTCGTCAGCCCGCTCATTTCCCTCATGAAGGACCAGGTGGATGCCGCCTGCGGGCGGGGAATCCGCGCGGCCTATCTGAACAGCTCGCAACCTGACTCCGAAAAGAACAGCGTGCTGGATTGTCTGGCCGCCGGGCAGCTCGACTTGTTGTATGTCGCGCCGGAGCGATTTCCCGTCCCCGGATTCCTCGATCGTCTGCGCGCGGTGCCGGTCTGCCTCGTGGCCATTGACGAGGCGCACTGCATCTCGGAGTGGGGCCACGAGTTCAGGCCGGACTACCTCGAATTGCCCCGGATGCTGGCCCAGCTTCCGCGCGTACCGGTAGCGGCTTTCACCGCCACGGCGACCGAACGCGTCCAGGAGGATATCATCCGGCGGCTCGCCCTGCGGTCGCCCTACCGGGTACGGGCTTCGTTCGACCGGCCCAACCTGTACTACGAGGTGCGGGCCAAGGGGGATATTGAAGAACAGATCCTTCAGCATGTCATGGCACAGCCCGGTCAGCCCGGGATTATCTATCGCATGAGGCGCGCGGACGTGGACCGAACGGCCGCGAAGCTGGCCGGCCGGGGCGTTCGGGCCTTGCCGTATCACGCGGGACTCGAACCGGAAGCGCGAAAGCAAAACCAGGAAGCCTTCGACCGCGGCCGGGTCGACGTGGTGGTCGCCACCATTGCCTTTGGCATGGGCATCGACAAGCCCGACGTACGGTATGTTCTGCACGGGGAAATTCCCAGAAACACCGAACGCTACTACCAGGAAACGGGCCGCGCCGGCCGGGATGGAAAACCGTCGCGGTGCGTGTTGTATTACGATCCGGGCGATCTTCCGACCCTCCGTTACTTCATCCGGCAAATCCGGGAGGACAGCGAACGCCGGATGGCCCAACGCAAGCTCATGGAGATGATCGATTACGCGGAATCGCGCGACTGCCGTCGCCGCCGGCTCCTGGCTTACTTCGGCGAGCGGTATCCGCGGGACGAGTGCGGTATGTGCGATGTCTGCGCGAAAAAGGAAAGGAGGCGGAACGAATCCGAGCGCGCTTGGCGCGCGAGATGCCCAGCGGGCATGTGCGGATAA